In Triticum aestivum cultivar Chinese Spring chromosome 5B, IWGSC CS RefSeq v2.1, whole genome shotgun sequence, the following proteins share a genomic window:
- the LOC123113322 gene encoding lysosomal beta glucosidase-like has translation MGSLHKATFVLLMLCMSALGRAEYLKYKDPKQPVGARVKDLLGRMTLTEKIGQMTQIERINATAEVISKYFIGSVLSSGGSPPFPRASAKDWASMVDEMQKAALSTRLGIPMIYGIDAVHGHNNVYKATIFPHNVGLGATRDPMLVKRIGEATALEVRATGIPYVFAPCIAVCRDPRWGRCYESYSEDPYVVRSMTTIISGLQGDVPSGSEGRPYVGGSKKVAACAKHYVGDGGTFMGINEGNTIIDNHGMMTIHMPAYYNSIIRGVSTIMVSFNSWNGTKMHANHYLITDFLKNKLKFRGLVISDWQGIDKITTPPHLNYSYSIEAGVGAGIDMIMVPFAYTEFIDGLTSQVEKNIIPMSRIDDAVYRILRVKFTMGLFENPYADRSLAGELGKQEHRELAREAVRKSLVLLKNGKSASTPLLPLPKKAGKILVAGSHADNLGNQCGGWTIEWQGDTSNDKTVGTTILSAIKSTVDPNTQVVFSENPDSAAVGSSKYDYAIVVVGEPPYAESFGDNLNLTIPTPGPVVIQTICKRIKCVVVLISGRPLVVEPYVSAMDALVAAWLPGTEGQGVTDVLFGNYGFSGKLARTWFKSVDQLPMNVGDKHYDPLFPFGFGLTTEAKN, from the exons ATGGGGAGTTTGCACAAGGCCACCTTTGTTCTCCTTATGCTCTGCATGTCAGCATTGGGGAGAGCAGAATATCTCAAGTACAAGGACCCGAAGCAGCCCGTTGGCGCCCGCGTCAAGGATCTGCTCGGCCGGATGACCCTCACGGAGAAGATAGGCCAGATGACGCAGATCGAGAGGATAAACGCCACTGCGGAGGTGATATCAAAATACTTCATAG GTAGCGTCCTGAGTAGCGGCGGTAGCCCGCCTTTTCCCCGAGCGTCTGCTAAGGATTGGGCTTCAATGGTGGATGAAATGCAAAAGGCCGCCCTCTCCACCCGCCTAGGCATTCCTATGATCTACGGCATTGACGCTGTGCATGGTCACAATAACGTCTACAAAGCTACCATCTTCCCTCATAACGTTGGTCTCGGAGCTACTAG GGACCCTATGCTGGTCAAGAGGATAGGAGAAGCAACTGCTCTTGAAGTTAGAGCTACCGGGATTCCATACGTCTTTGCTCCATGTATCGCG GTTTGTAGAGACCCAAGATGGGGACGCTGCTATGAAAGCTATAGTGAAGACCCATATGTTGTCCGGTCAATGACCACAATCATCTCTGGCTTGCAAGGTGATGTTCCCTCAGGTTCCGAGGGAAGACCATATGTTGGTGGAAG TAAGAAAGTTGCCGCATGCGCAAAGCACTATGTTGGTGATGGTGGCACGTTTATGGGGATCAACGAGGGCAATACAATCATCGACAACCATGGGATGATGACTATCCATATGCCTGCTTACTACAATTCTATCATCAGGGGCGTATCCACTATTATGGTCTCGTTCAATAGTTGGAATGGAACAAAAATGCACGCCAACCATTACCTAATCACAGATTTTCTCAAGAACAAGCTCAAATTTCGG GGTTTAGTGATTTCAGACTGGCAAGGCATTGATAAGATTACTACTCCCCCACACCTGAACTATTCCTATTCAATTGAGGCCGGAGTTGGTGCTGGTATTGACATG ATCATGGTTCCTTTTGCCTACACAGAATTCATTGATGGTTTGACATCCCAAGTTGAGAAAAACATTATCCCCATGAGCAGAATCGATGATGCTGTCTACAGGATTCTTCGGGTCAAGTTTACCATGGGTCTATTTGAGAACCCTTATGCTGATCGAAGCCTTGCTGGTGAACTCGGGAAGCAA GAACACCGAGAACTCGCTAGGGAAGCCGTCAGGAAATCACTGGTGTTGCTGAAAAATGGAAAATCCGCCTCCACTCCATTGTTGCCTCTCCCAAAGAAGGCCGGTAAGATCCTCGTCGCCGGGAGCCATGCTGACAACTTGGGCAACCAATGTGGAGGATGGACAATCGAATGGCAAGGAGATACCAGCAATGACAAAACTGTTG GGACGACGATCCTTTCGGCGATCAAGTCCACCGTGGACCCCAACACGCAGGTAGTCTTCTCAGAGAACCCGGACAGCGCCGCAGTGGGGAGCAGCAAGTACGACTACGCTATCGTGGTGGTGGGTGAGCCACCCTATGCCGAGTCGTTTGGCGACAACTTGAACTTGACGATCCCCACCCCCGGCCCTGTGGTGATCCAGACTATCTGCAAGAGGATCAAGTGTGTTGTGGTGCTCATCTCCGGCAGGCCGCTAGTGGTGGAGCCGTATGTTAGTGCCATGGACGCATTGGTCGCCGCCTGGCTGCCCGGCACGGAGGGCCAGGGTGTCACCGATGTGCTCTTCGGCAATTATGGGTTCTCCGGGAAGCTGGCGAGGACGTGGTTCAAGTCGGTGGACCAGCTGCCGATGAACGTCGGGGACAAGCACTATGACCCATTGTTCCCGTTTGGGTTTGGCCTCACCACGGAGGCGAAAAATTGA
- the LOC123113323 gene encoding F-box protein At5g07610, with translation MVGMDLAPQDVVAEVLRRIAPRSLAACRCVCKAWRAVVDANRLLRADLLPLTLDGIFYETCPYNEPMLFSSPATGRRVTGKLDYLDWPLDDVFPIMDCCSGLLLMCYHVVNPATRQWVRLPPLPPSCTAAGCTRCSSQNRYLVYDPALSPHYEVFLIPNIPFTLPTGHICMHICRDDESVSAMEWPPSPYIVHVFSSKTGCWKERSLLREGEAAGTVAEVKAVYDTVSFFLYAAYWKDALYVRCEEEFLLRINLLHDTYRVIKFPDGNKGYTVPRIGKSEKGVYCAFRVDRNTFQI, from the exons ATGGTCGGCATGGATCTGGCGCCCCAAGACGTTGTCGCGGAGGTCCTCCGCCGCATCGCGCCGCGCAGCCTGGCCGCGTGCCGCTGCGTGTGCAAGGCGTGGCGCGCCGTCGTCGACGCCAACCGCCTGCTCCGCGCGGATCTGCTCCCGCTCACGCTCGATGGCATCTTCTACGAGACCTGTCCCTATAACGAACCCATGCTTTTCTCCAGCCCCGCCACGGGCCGCAGGGTCACCGGTAAGCTCGACTACCTGGACTGGCCGCTGGACGACGTTTTCCCGATCATGGATTGCTGCAGTGGCCTTCTCCTGATGTGCTATCACGTGGTCAACCCCGCCACACGGCAGTGGGTGCGTCTGCCCCCTCTGCCGCCCTCGTGCACGGCCGCAGGCTGCACACGTTGCAGCAGCCAGAATCGCTACCTCGTGTACGATCCGGCCCTGTCGCCGCACTACGAGGTGTTCTTGATCCCTAACATTCCCTTCACGCTTCCGACGGGGCATATCTGTATGCACATTTGTCGTGATGATGAGTCGGTGTCTGCGATGGAATGGCCACCCTCGCCTTACATCGTGCACGTCTTCTCCTCCAAGACCGGTTGCTGGAAGGAAAGATCGCTTCTCCGGGAAGGGGAGGCCGCAGGAACGGTTGCCGAAGTGAAAGCGGTTTATGATACTGTATCATTTTTCCTCTACGCCGCCTATTGGAAGGACGCACTCTATGTTCGTTGCGAAGAGGAATTTCTTCTGAG AATAAACTTGTTGCATGATACCTATCGAGTGATCAAGTTTCCAGATGGAAATAAAGGATATACTGTGCCTCGCATAGGAAAATCAGAGAAGGGGGTGTATTGTGCATTCCGCGTCGACCGCAACACATTTCAGATTTAG